A stretch of the Lolium perenne isolate Kyuss_39 chromosome 3, Kyuss_2.0, whole genome shotgun sequence genome encodes the following:
- the LOC127339827 gene encoding uncharacterized protein, with amino-acid sequence MQIALREHVLVFHLIRCQDNIFPLRQFLKNKDVTFVGVDIRTDHKLLYKQWLYIPPGKHLDLQDMLKIPGYGNRAGMATMASELIHPKYAGMKEKFVTDYDKFEGHNYWEWKPLSDMNLEYASIDGYVAYELARIVTIVNQGLHPQRPLIPSWDNNERKCHRGHDNRSNLSGT; translated from the exons ATGCAGATAGCTTTGAGGGAGCACGTTCTCGTCTTCCACTTGATCAG GTGCCAGGACAATATATTCCCACTAAGGCAATTCCTGAAGAATAAGGATGTCACATTTGTAGGTGTGGACATAAGGACTGACCACAAGTTGCTTTACAAGCAATGGTTGTATATTCCACCTGGAAAGCATCTGGACCTCCAGGATATGTTGAAAATACCAGGTTATGGTAACAGGGCTGGTATGGCTACTATGGCTTCCGAGCTCATCCACCCCAAGTACGCCGGCATGAAGGAGAAGTTTGTAACGGACTACGACAAATTCGAAGGCCATAATTACTGGGAATGGAAGCCTCTATCCGATATGAACCTGGAGTATGCTTCCATTGATGGTTATGTCGCCTATGAACTCGCCCGCATTGTGACTATAGTGAACCAGGGACTGCATCCCCAGAGGCCACTCATCCCAAGTTGGGACAACAATGAGCGCAAGTGTCACCGTGGTCATGACAACAGATCTAACTTATCAGGTACATGA